A window from Pseudomonas alloputida encodes these proteins:
- a CDS encoding amidohydrolase family protein yields the protein MNHTNSWLIRNASAILTGLRGGAARHVGPDIRITQGRIAALGSLQPLPGEQVLDATDCVVYPGWVNTHHHLFQSLLKGIPAGIDQSLGAWLGAVPYRYRGLFDEHSFRLAARVGLVELARSGCSTVADHHYLYLPGMAFDSAQILFEEAERLGLRFILCRGGATQVRQAEGPATAGPETLTQYLDDVQRLVQVYHDPADDAWRRVVMAPTSPPYSMPPEHLRETARAARRLGIRLHSHLSETVEYQNEVHDRHGLSPVVFCAEQEWLGPDVWFAHLVKLSAEEIQLLGATGTGIAHCPQSNGRLGSGIADIVAMEAAGMSVSIGVDGAASNEACDMISETHAAWLMQRAKAGERAMARHAGGDLEGGAHVASVEDVVRWGTAGGAQVLGLDAIGTLQVGMAADLAIYRLDQPRYFGLHDLGIAPVVGGGRPTLRALLVGGRLSVENDAIPGLDLAELGSQARQAVLRLQQAAGVRA from the coding sequence ATGAATCACACCAACAGCTGGCTGATCCGTAACGCCAGCGCCATCCTCACTGGCCTGCGCGGCGGCGCCGCGCGCCATGTCGGGCCGGACATCCGTATCACCCAGGGGCGTATCGCCGCCCTGGGCTCGCTGCAACCGTTACCAGGTGAGCAAGTGCTCGATGCCACCGATTGCGTGGTGTATCCAGGCTGGGTGAACACCCATCACCATCTGTTCCAGTCCTTGCTCAAGGGCATTCCCGCTGGCATCGACCAGAGCCTCGGTGCCTGGTTGGGGGCCGTGCCCTATCGCTATCGCGGGCTGTTCGATGAGCACAGTTTCCGCTTGGCCGCCCGGGTCGGGCTGGTGGAGCTGGCCCGCTCCGGCTGCAGCACGGTGGCCGACCATCATTACCTGTACTTGCCAGGCATGGCCTTCGACAGCGCACAGATCCTCTTCGAAGAAGCCGAGCGCCTGGGGCTGCGCTTCATCCTTTGCCGGGGCGGCGCAACCCAGGTACGTCAGGCGGAAGGCCCCGCGACAGCCGGACCTGAGACCCTCACGCAGTACCTGGACGATGTTCAGCGCTTGGTACAGGTCTACCATGATCCCGCCGACGATGCCTGGCGCCGTGTGGTAATGGCGCCGACCAGTCCGCCCTACTCCATGCCGCCCGAGCACCTGCGCGAGACCGCCCGCGCCGCGCGCCGGCTGGGCATCCGCCTGCACAGCCATTTGAGCGAAACCGTGGAGTACCAGAACGAAGTCCATGATCGCCACGGCCTCTCGCCCGTGGTGTTCTGCGCGGAGCAGGAATGGCTCGGGCCGGACGTGTGGTTCGCGCACCTGGTCAAGCTGAGCGCCGAAGAAATCCAGCTGCTGGGCGCCACCGGCACCGGCATCGCCCACTGCCCACAAAGCAATGGCCGGCTTGGCAGTGGTATCGCAGATATCGTTGCCATGGAGGCCGCAGGCATGTCGGTCTCGATCGGCGTGGATGGCGCTGCCTCCAACGAAGCCTGCGACATGATCAGCGAAACCCACGCCGCCTGGCTAATGCAAAGGGCCAAGGCTGGCGAACGCGCCATGGCCCGCCATGCTGGCGGCGATCTGGAGGGCGGTGCCCATGTCGCCAGCGTGGAGGACGTTGTGCGCTGGGGCACAGCAGGTGGCGCCCAGGTGCTGGGCCTGGACGCCATCGGCACGCTGCAGGTCGGCATGGCGGCGGACCTGGCGATCTATCGCCTTGATCAACCCCGCTACTTCGGTCTGCATGATCTGGGCATCGCCCCAGTGGTTGGCGGTGGCCGTCCGACGCTGCGGGCATTGCTGGTAGGCGGCCGCCTGAGCGTGGAAAACGATGCGATTCCTGGCTTGGACCTCGCCGAACTGGGCAGCCAGGCACGCCAGGCTGTACTTCGCCTGCAACAGGCCGCGGGGGTACGCGCATGA
- a CDS encoding PDR/VanB family oxidoreductase, which produces MSWTPLQVRALRLEADDVLGVELAPPGPAPLPFDWAPGAHVDLRLGNGAVRQYSVVSLPEDGHVYLGIKREKASRGGSQWLHEHLRLGARVEVGLPRNLFSLQPGTGQVVLVAAGIGITPLLAMYRQCQAQGRSVRLLFFTRDAEQVPFIQYLDANTEVHAGLRAPMITGYLEEHLPAWDGSASLYCCGPAGFMACVERVALASGWPTTALHREHFKASEPTLHVERHCTLVLQRSRLQVEVQPGESLVQAASRAGVELPVSCGMGICGACVSRVIEGAPDHRDEYLSDAQRNSGEWITPCVSGCHSARLVLDV; this is translated from the coding sequence ATGAGCTGGACGCCTCTGCAGGTGCGGGCCCTGCGCCTTGAAGCCGACGACGTGCTGGGTGTGGAACTGGCCCCGCCGGGGCCTGCTCCCCTGCCCTTCGACTGGGCACCCGGTGCTCATGTGGACCTGCGCCTGGGCAATGGCGCGGTACGCCAATACTCAGTGGTCAGCCTGCCCGAGGACGGTCATGTATACCTGGGCATCAAGCGCGAAAAAGCCTCCCGCGGCGGCTCGCAATGGCTGCACGAGCACCTGCGGCTGGGTGCCCGGGTGGAGGTGGGCCTGCCGCGCAACCTCTTTAGTCTGCAACCTGGCACAGGACAGGTCGTCTTGGTGGCCGCAGGCATAGGAATCACGCCACTGCTCGCCATGTACCGGCAATGCCAAGCGCAAGGTCGGTCGGTGCGCTTGCTGTTTTTCACCCGCGATGCCGAACAGGTGCCTTTTATCCAGTACCTCGATGCGAATACCGAGGTTCATGCAGGCTTGCGCGCCCCGATGATCACCGGGTACCTGGAGGAACACTTGCCGGCCTGGGACGGCAGCGCAAGCCTCTATTGCTGTGGCCCTGCCGGTTTCATGGCGTGTGTCGAACGCGTCGCGCTTGCAAGCGGCTGGCCAACCACGGCGCTTCACCGCGAACATTTCAAGGCCTCAGAGCCCACCTTGCACGTCGAGCGTCACTGCACGCTGGTGCTACAGCGCAGTCGTCTTCAGGTCGAGGTGCAACCGGGCGAAAGTTTGGTACAGGCGGCATCGCGGGCGGGCGTGGAGCTACCCGTGTCATGTGGAATGGGTATCTGCGGCGCCTGTGTCAGCCGGGTCATCGAGGGGGCGCCTGATCACCGCGATGAGTACCTCAGCGATGCCCAGCGCAACAGCGGAGAATGGATAACGCCCTGCGTATCGGGCTGCCACAGCGCCCGGTTGGTGCTGGACGTTTGA
- a CDS encoding rhodanese-related sulfurtransferase — translation MSTVTTRRYHDIRRALLAKEELALIDVREEDPFAQAHPLFAANIPLSKLELEIFARVPRRDTALTVYDDGEGLAAVTAQRLLALGYVNVALLDGGLAGWRAAGGELFRDVNVPSKAFGELVESVRHTPSLAAEQVKALLDGQANVVVLDARRFDEYQTMSIPGGISVPGAELVLRVAELAPDPATQVIVNCAGRTRSIIGTQSLINAGIPNPVAALRNGTIGWTLAGQQLAHGQDRRFAEVTAVTRANAAGQARAVADRAGVLRLDRAGLGQWQADTQRTLYLFDVRTTEEYSAGHLPGSRPVPGGQLVQETDHVASVRGARIALVDDDGVRANMSASWLAQMGWQVAVVDGLTAADFSDRGEWQPPLPELPDASEITVEQLASWLQEDGTVVLDFTASANYVKRHIPGAYWAIRTQLADALERPPEARRYVLTCGSSLLARFAARDLQTLTRTPVYVLAGGTARWIAAGLPLEGGEARLAVPRSDRYRRPYEGTDNPHEAMQGYLDWEFGLIAQLERDGTHGFRVL, via the coding sequence ATGAGCACCGTCACCACCCGCCGTTACCACGACATCCGCCGTGCTTTACTGGCCAAGGAGGAGCTGGCCCTGATCGACGTACGCGAAGAAGACCCTTTCGCCCAGGCCCATCCGCTGTTCGCGGCCAACATACCCCTGTCGAAACTGGAGCTGGAAATCTTCGCCCGCGTTCCCCGGCGGGACACCGCACTCACCGTCTACGATGACGGTGAGGGGCTCGCCGCAGTCACCGCGCAGCGTTTACTGGCCTTGGGCTACGTCAATGTTGCCTTGCTTGATGGCGGCCTTGCCGGCTGGCGCGCTGCGGGCGGCGAGTTGTTTCGTGATGTCAACGTGCCAAGCAAAGCTTTCGGCGAACTGGTGGAGAGCGTGCGCCACACGCCTTCGCTGGCTGCCGAACAGGTCAAGGCGCTGCTTGATGGACAGGCCAATGTGGTGGTCCTCGATGCCCGCCGTTTCGACGAATACCAGACCATGAGCATCCCCGGCGGCATCAGCGTGCCCGGCGCCGAACTGGTGCTGCGCGTGGCCGAACTGGCGCCTGACCCGGCGACCCAGGTGATCGTCAACTGTGCCGGGCGCACCCGTAGCATCATCGGCACCCAGTCGCTGATCAATGCCGGCATTCCCAATCCGGTGGCGGCCCTGCGCAATGGCACCATCGGCTGGACCCTGGCGGGGCAGCAACTGGCTCATGGTCAGGACCGCCGCTTTGCCGAGGTCACCGCGGTTACCCGCGCCAACGCCGCCGGCCAGGCCCGGGCGGTAGCAGACCGCGCCGGCGTGCTGCGCCTGGACCGCGCCGGGCTGGGCCAGTGGCAGGCCGACACGCAGCGCACCCTCTACCTGTTCGATGTGCGTACGACCGAGGAATACAGCGCCGGTCATCTGCCGGGCAGCCGCCCGGTGCCCGGCGGGCAACTGGTTCAAGAGACCGACCACGTCGCCAGTGTGCGCGGGGCGCGCATCGCGCTGGTGGACGACGATGGCGTGCGCGCCAACATGAGCGCCTCGTGGCTGGCACAGATGGGCTGGCAGGTCGCTGTGGTCGACGGGCTGACTGCAGCGGACTTCAGCGACCGGGGCGAATGGCAACCGCCGCTGCCCGAATTGCCGGATGCCAGCGAAATAACCGTCGAGCAACTGGCCAGCTGGCTGCAGGAAGACGGCACAGTAGTGCTGGACTTCACCGCCAGTGCCAATTACGTCAAGCGCCATATCCCGGGCGCGTACTGGGCGATCCGTACCCAGCTGGCCGACGCCCTGGAACGGCCGCCCGAGGCCCGCCGTTATGTGTTGACCTGTGGCAGCAGCCTGCTGGCGCGTTTCGCCGCGCGCGACCTGCAGACGCTGACCCGCACGCCGGTTTACGTGCTCGCAGGAGGCACCGCACGCTGGATCGCCGCCGGTCTTCCATTGGAAGGCGGTGAGGCCCGCCTTGCCGTACCACGCAGCGATCGCTACCGGCGTCCCTATGAAGGCACAGACAACCCACACGAGGCGATGCAGGGCTACCTGGACTGGGAATTTGGCCTGATTGCGCAGCTTGAGCGCGATGGCACTCATGGTTTCAGGGTGCTTTGA
- a CDS encoding membrane protein: protein MKPNALSWLLHSVVPLCALATGSAQANPLMWSNNSLSYLYGHGYKVDGTGNDIQQTITFEHASGWTWGDMFLFVDNKWSNGLSGNDGYTYYGEFSPRLSLGKISGHRLSYGIVKDVLIAATYERGEGRNRKYLLGPAVDLNLPGFDRFSLNTYYRKPDGITGKASGQWQINPTWAMTIPLGRSDILLDGYLEWYVNDVGTKGTSNYVAKSFHFNPQIKYDVGKAMGQAPARFYAGIEWDYWSDKYGIEDSHGFPTDQNALSALIKVHF from the coding sequence ATGAAACCGAACGCTCTTTCCTGGCTGCTTCACAGCGTCGTCCCACTCTGCGCGTTGGCCACCGGCAGTGCCCAGGCGAATCCGCTGATGTGGAGCAACAACAGCCTCAGCTACCTCTACGGGCATGGTTATAAAGTCGATGGCACCGGCAACGATATCCAGCAAACCATCACCTTCGAGCACGCCAGTGGCTGGACGTGGGGCGACATGTTCCTGTTCGTCGATAACAAGTGGTCCAACGGCTTGTCCGGCAACGATGGCTACACCTATTACGGCGAGTTTTCACCGCGACTGTCGCTCGGCAAGATCAGTGGCCACCGTCTCAGCTATGGCATCGTCAAGGATGTGTTGATCGCTGCCACCTATGAGCGTGGAGAAGGGCGCAATCGAAAGTACCTGCTTGGGCCCGCTGTTGACCTGAACCTGCCTGGATTTGATCGTTTTTCACTGAACACTTACTACCGCAAGCCCGATGGGATCACCGGTAAAGCGTCTGGACAGTGGCAGATCAACCCGACCTGGGCCATGACGATACCGCTCGGGCGCTCCGACATTTTGCTCGACGGTTATCTGGAGTGGTACGTCAATGATGTGGGGACGAAGGGTACCTCGAACTATGTAGCCAAGAGTTTCCACTTCAACCCCCAGATCAAGTACGACGTCGGTAAGGCGATGGGGCAAGCGCCGGCGCGTTTCTATGCCGGGATCGAGTGGGACTATTGGTCCGACAAATATGGCATCGAAGACAGCCACGGCTTTCCGACCGATCAGAACGCGTTGAGTGCATTGATCAAGGTGCATTTCTAA
- a CDS encoding ABC transporter substrate-binding protein: protein MRYFKQLAATVLATTFSLAAAAQTLVVGDQSYNARAVMEAAGVLEQLPYTLEWKQFTAGSPVAEALNVGSLDIGLLGDAPPLFLGALGAPIKVIAVSRQNLEGVAILARKDSPIHSLQDLRGKRAAIWKGSWSQQLLFSALDKAGVPRDAVELRYLSALDASHALDGGSVDVIATWEPYVTQQERQGARVLATADGVIPAQSFVVANSKAVELKRAQIADFLQRLKKARDWTLSAPANTEAYADAWAKLTRADRDIARAWFARARTDLAPLDPQVIADAQKTVDFFSGLGLIKAYPAQSLFDTSFNAAFGNN from the coding sequence GTGCGTTACTTCAAACAGCTGGCCGCCACCGTGTTGGCCACCACTTTCAGCCTTGCCGCCGCCGCCCAGACCCTGGTGGTCGGTGACCAGAGTTACAACGCTCGTGCCGTGATGGAAGCCGCCGGCGTGCTAGAACAACTGCCTTACACCCTGGAGTGGAAGCAGTTCACCGCAGGCTCCCCGGTGGCCGAAGCGCTCAACGTCGGCAGTCTCGATATTGGCCTGCTGGGCGACGCGCCGCCCCTGTTCCTCGGTGCCTTGGGGGCGCCGATCAAGGTGATTGCGGTCAGCCGGCAGAACCTCGAAGGCGTGGCCATCCTGGCGCGCAAGGATTCTCCGATCCACAGCCTGCAGGACCTGCGCGGCAAACGCGCGGCCATCTGGAAAGGCTCGTGGAGCCAGCAATTGCTGTTCAGTGCCCTGGACAAGGCCGGGGTGCCGCGTGATGCCGTGGAGCTGCGTTACCTCAGTGCGCTGGATGCATCCCACGCCTTGGACGGTGGTTCGGTGGATGTGATCGCCACCTGGGAGCCTTACGTCACTCAGCAGGAGCGGCAAGGCGCCCGGGTGCTGGCCACCGCCGATGGGGTGATCCCGGCGCAGAGCTTCGTGGTCGCCAACAGCAAGGCGGTGGAACTCAAGCGAGCGCAGATCGCCGATTTCCTCCAGCGCCTGAAAAAGGCCCGTGACTGGACCTTGAGCGCCCCCGCCAATACCGAGGCCTACGCCGACGCGTGGGCCAAGCTCACCCGTGCTGATCGCGACATCGCCCGTGCCTGGTTCGCCCGTGCACGCACCGACCTCGCGCCGCTGGACCCGCAGGTGATCGCCGATGCGCAGAAAACCGTGGATTTCTTCTCCGGGCTCGGGCTGATCAAGGCATACCCGGCGCAAAGCCTGTTCGATACCTCGTTCAACGCAGCATTCGGCAATAACTAG
- a CDS encoding cysteine dioxygenase, giving the protein MTEPLHPQRLRHFIDHLATLLDQQPDEATLLDAGQGLLADLVAHDDWLPNDLAQPDPQRYQQYLLHCDSRQRFSVVSFVWGPGQQTPIHDHRVWGLIGMLRGAEHAQGFVRDARGALLQEGAPIRLVPGQVEAVSPRIGDIHQVSNAFADQVSISIHVYGGNIGGVKRAVYALDGSEKPFVSGYSNTRLPNIWDLSKENPAP; this is encoded by the coding sequence ATGACCGAACCCCTGCACCCGCAGCGCTTGCGCCACTTCATCGACCACCTCGCCACGCTGCTTGACCAACAGCCTGACGAAGCCACCCTTCTCGACGCAGGCCAAGGCCTGCTGGCCGATCTGGTCGCCCATGACGACTGGCTGCCGAACGACCTCGCCCAGCCCGACCCGCAGCGCTATCAGCAATACCTGCTGCACTGCGACTCGCGCCAACGTTTCTCGGTGGTGAGCTTCGTCTGGGGCCCGGGGCAGCAAACACCGATCCACGACCACCGGGTCTGGGGGCTGATCGGCATGCTGCGCGGTGCCGAGCACGCTCAGGGATTCGTGCGTGACGCCAGAGGCGCTTTGTTGCAAGAGGGGGCCCCCATCCGTCTGGTGCCCGGCCAGGTGGAAGCGGTGTCGCCGCGCATCGGCGACATTCATCAGGTGAGCAATGCGTTCGCCGACCAGGTATCGATCAGCATTCACGTCTATGGCGGCAACATCGGCGGTGTCAAGCGCGCGGTGTACGCCTTGGATGGCAGCGAAAAACCGTTTGTCTCCGGCTATTCCAATACCCGCCTGCCAAACATCTGGGACCTGTCCAAAGAGAACCCTGCCCCATGA
- a CDS encoding ABC transporter ATP-binding protein, with protein sequence MLMQTLFKADVQPQALPNTIGVDTPLFANQVEKTYSNGTHALSRVKLAIERGEFVSLLGPSGCGKSTLLKMFAGLEQPSAGHVRWWGKDAPGTDHHAGTPGRSLAMVFQEATLMPWAKVHDNVRLPLDLAGAPKAQSQLKVQAALELVGLGKFGDVYPRELSGGMQMRASIARALATEPNLLLMDEPFGALDEFTRNKLDSDLRQLWLKRDLTVVFVTHSIFEAVYLSSRVIVMGARPGRVIADVIIDGPLERDEAYRTSPAFIEQCAHLSRLLAQANGDPS encoded by the coding sequence ATGTTGATGCAGACCCTATTCAAGGCCGACGTCCAGCCGCAGGCCCTGCCGAACACCATCGGTGTGGACACCCCTTTGTTCGCCAATCAGGTGGAAAAAACCTACAGCAATGGCACCCATGCCTTGAGCCGCGTGAAACTGGCGATCGAACGCGGCGAGTTCGTCTCGCTCTTGGGCCCGTCGGGGTGTGGCAAAAGCACCCTGCTGAAAATGTTCGCCGGGCTCGAACAGCCCTCCGCCGGCCATGTGCGCTGGTGGGGCAAGGATGCCCCGGGTACGGACCACCACGCAGGCACACCGGGGCGCAGCCTGGCCATGGTGTTCCAGGAAGCCACCCTGATGCCATGGGCCAAAGTGCACGACAACGTGCGCTTGCCCCTGGACTTGGCCGGCGCCCCCAAGGCCCAGAGCCAGCTCAAGGTGCAAGCCGCCCTGGAACTGGTGGGGCTGGGCAAGTTCGGCGACGTTTACCCGCGGGAGCTCTCCGGCGGTATGCAGATGCGCGCCTCCATTGCCCGGGCATTAGCCACCGAACCCAATCTGCTGCTGATGGACGAACCCTTCGGCGCCCTGGACGAGTTCACCCGCAACAAGCTCGATAGCGACCTGCGCCAGCTCTGGCTCAAGCGCGACCTGACGGTGGTATTCGTGACCCACAGCATCTTCGAGGCGGTTTACCTGTCTTCGCGGGTGATCGTGATGGGCGCGCGTCCCGGTCGAGTGATCGCCGATGTAATCATCGACGGCCCACTGGAACGCGACGAGGCGTACCGCACTTCACCGGCGTTCATCGAGCAATGCGCGCACCTGTCCCGACTCCTGGCCCAGGCCAATGGCGACCCTTCCTGA
- a CDS encoding ABC transporter permease produces the protein MLLGVWQLACIAWKVPVYLVPSPADIGRTLVADGPMLLGALWMTLKITFLSFALAVVIGTLAAFVFVQSRVVEASLFPYAILLQVTPVVAIAPLIIIWCSDTTLALVICATLVAIFPIIANTVLGLRSVNPGLLNLFHLNRASRWQVLLRLRIPSALPCFFAGLRIASGLALIGAVVAEFVAGTGGTGAGLAYQILQAGFQLNIPRLFAALVLIALTGVALFSLMALLARLSLRHWHESELG, from the coding sequence TTGCTGCTCGGCGTCTGGCAACTGGCATGCATCGCCTGGAAAGTCCCGGTGTACCTGGTACCGTCACCAGCCGATATCGGCCGCACCCTGGTCGCCGATGGCCCGATGCTGCTGGGGGCACTGTGGATGACCCTGAAGATCACCTTCCTGTCATTCGCCCTCGCCGTGGTCATCGGCACGCTGGCGGCGTTCGTGTTCGTGCAGAGCCGCGTCGTGGAGGCCAGTCTGTTTCCCTATGCGATCCTGCTGCAGGTAACGCCGGTGGTGGCCATCGCGCCGCTGATCATCATCTGGTGCAGCGACACGACCTTGGCGTTGGTGATCTGCGCCACGCTGGTGGCGATCTTCCCGATCATCGCCAACACCGTCCTGGGCCTGCGCAGCGTCAACCCTGGCCTGCTCAACCTGTTCCATCTGAACCGCGCCAGCCGCTGGCAAGTGCTGTTGCGCCTGCGCATTCCCAGCGCCTTACCGTGCTTTTTCGCTGGCCTGCGCATCGCCAGCGGCTTGGCCTTGATCGGCGCGGTGGTGGCCGAGTTCGTCGCCGGTACGGGCGGCACGGGTGCGGGCCTGGCGTATCAGATCCTGCAAGCGGGATTCCAGCTCAACATCCCCCGCCTATTCGCCGCCCTGGTGTTGATCGCCCTGACTGGCGTGGCGCTGTTCAGCCTGATGGCTTTGCTGGCTCGGTTGAGCCTGCGCCACTGGCACGAAAGCGAACTGGGCTGA
- a CDS encoding aromatic ring-hydroxylating dioxygenase subunit alpha: MLVTKQPVLRRFWYALLPMTALEDGPKPFTLLGEALVLWKRPDGTPVAMRDRCCHRTAKLSKGFVSAEGNIACGYHGWEYDCTGTCVKIPQSPTGAIPPGAAVKAYHCQEKYGYAWVSLDDPLQPIPEFPEDGAPGYRRIFQFYEEWKTSPLRVMENSFDNSHFSFVHKANFGLFDQPQPASYEFRETDYGFEAETRVPIRNPEASFRITGTTEPITQRHLLNRYYLPFSRRFGCMYPDSGIHHIIYNCATPIDDNRLMLVQWLYRNDSEEQCSTQELIDWDAAITAEDRDILEATDPDACVDTRRRVELHMPSDKPGLVIRRQLLGLLEAHGESEVFLSH, translated from the coding sequence ATGTTGGTTACCAAACAACCTGTATTGCGCCGTTTCTGGTATGCCCTGCTCCCTATGACAGCCCTCGAAGACGGCCCCAAGCCATTCACCCTGCTGGGTGAAGCGCTGGTGTTGTGGAAGCGTCCCGATGGTACCCCGGTGGCAATGCGGGACCGCTGCTGCCACCGCACCGCCAAACTGTCCAAAGGCTTCGTCAGTGCTGAGGGCAATATCGCCTGCGGGTATCACGGCTGGGAATACGACTGCACCGGCACGTGCGTGAAGATCCCGCAGAGTCCCACCGGCGCTATTCCTCCGGGGGCCGCGGTGAAGGCTTATCACTGCCAGGAAAAGTACGGCTATGCCTGGGTCAGCCTGGACGACCCGCTACAACCGATCCCTGAGTTCCCGGAAGACGGCGCCCCCGGTTACCGACGCATCTTCCAGTTTTACGAAGAGTGGAAGACCAGCCCGCTGCGGGTCATGGAGAACTCCTTCGACAACTCGCACTTTTCCTTCGTGCACAAGGCCAATTTCGGCTTGTTCGACCAGCCGCAACCGGCCAGTTACGAGTTTCGCGAAACCGATTATGGCTTCGAAGCCGAGACCCGCGTGCCGATCCGCAACCCCGAGGCAAGCTTCCGTATCACCGGTACGACCGAGCCGATTACCCAGCGGCACCTGCTCAACCGCTACTACCTGCCCTTCTCCCGGCGCTTTGGCTGCATGTATCCGGACAGCGGCATCCATCACATCATCTACAACTGCGCCACGCCCATCGACGACAACCGACTGATGCTCGTGCAGTGGTTGTATCGCAACGACAGCGAAGAGCAATGCTCGACCCAGGAACTGATCGACTGGGACGCAGCGATCACAGCCGAAGACCGCGACATCCTGGAGGCTACCGATCCTGACGCCTGTGTCGACACCCGCCGCAGGGTGGAACTGCACATGCCATCGGACAAGCCCGGGTTGGTTATCCGTCGGCAACTACTGGGTCTGCTTGAAGCCCATGGCGAGAGCGAAGTGTTCCTCAGCCACTGA
- a CDS encoding ABC transporter substrate-binding protein has product MKKTRFALARPLRSLLAAALLPTTLTIAPLAIAGDKVVLLTSWYAQAEQGGFYQALADGLYEKEGLDVSIRMGGPQVNGMQLLVSKQADFIVNYDLQILKSVEQGLPVVAVAAPFQGDPQGLMTHADVSGLDALGGKPVLVSTSGQQTWWPWLKGKYQLADNQARPYTFNLQPFLADPQTTQQAYASSELFQAIKAGVTPNFFLFADAGYPPYGSTVVTRQDIIAEHPERVAGFVRASMEGWKRYLDDPSAGNALIKRDNPNMTDELLAWGVSTLKQYRLVTGGEAATQGIGTMTDSRWQATRDFMVEAGLLGPDAPWRNAYTTRFVQDLKVLPEAEQVGSR; this is encoded by the coding sequence ATGAAGAAAACGCGTTTTGCCTTGGCTCGCCCGTTACGCTCGCTGTTGGCAGCAGCGTTGCTCCCCACCACGCTGACGATCGCTCCGCTGGCGATCGCTGGCGACAAAGTCGTGTTGCTGACCTCCTGGTATGCTCAGGCCGAACAGGGCGGCTTCTACCAGGCACTGGCCGATGGGTTGTACGAAAAGGAAGGCCTGGATGTGTCCATCCGCATGGGGGGACCACAGGTCAATGGCATGCAACTGCTGGTCAGCAAGCAAGCTGATTTCATCGTCAACTATGACCTGCAGATTCTAAAAAGTGTCGAGCAAGGCCTGCCAGTGGTCGCAGTGGCTGCGCCCTTCCAGGGAGACCCGCAAGGGTTGATGACCCACGCGGACGTCAGCGGACTTGATGCTCTCGGCGGCAAGCCTGTGCTGGTGTCCACTTCGGGCCAGCAAACCTGGTGGCCCTGGCTGAAGGGTAAATATCAATTGGCTGACAACCAGGCGCGGCCTTACACCTTCAACCTGCAACCCTTTCTAGCCGACCCGCAAACCACACAACAGGCGTATGCCAGCTCGGAACTGTTCCAGGCGATAAAGGCAGGCGTGACCCCTAACTTTTTCCTCTTCGCAGATGCCGGTTATCCACCCTACGGATCCACCGTGGTCACCCGTCAAGACATCATCGCTGAGCACCCAGAGCGGGTAGCAGGTTTCGTGCGCGCATCCATGGAGGGTTGGAAGCGCTATCTGGATGACCCCAGCGCCGGCAATGCACTGATCAAGCGCGACAACCCCAACATGACCGATGAACTGCTGGCCTGGGGCGTCTCGACCCTCAAGCAGTACCGCCTGGTCACCGGTGGAGAGGCTGCAACCCAGGGGATCGGCACCATGACTGACAGCCGCTGGCAAGCAACCCGCGACTTCATGGTCGAGGCGGGTCTGCTCGGTCCCGACGCACCTTGGCGCAACGCCTACACCACGCGCTTTGTGCAAGACCTGAAGGTACTCCCTGAGGCCGAGCAGGTCGGCAGCCGCTGA